A single genomic interval of uncultured Desulfobulbus sp. harbors:
- a CDS encoding HlyD family efflux transporter periplasmic adaptor subunit: MKSVRRSALPASGGPIISSSLRRLLLAGSVFLLVCGVIACSDQDEQRADGPGLVLYGNVDIREVQMAFQDSGRIAHVLVDEGAMVQSGQVVAELDPVRFQLEVDRLSAEVQAQTEALAKLKNGSRTQEIEMAKAGLDSAKATLQEARLNFDRLQILRVTNRISQQEVDSAKAKVDTLEAAQRAAEDQLSLVVEGPREEDIRTAQANLEALTAARDLAQRKLNDSRLAAPAEGTIRSRILEPGAMASAGAPVLTLALTNPLWVRAYVSEPDLGRMRAGMRVQIYTDSFPNKAYKGWVGFISSTAEFTPKTVETTELRTKLVYRARVLACDPDHELKLGMPVTVRVETGAQPMVSPSCGN; the protein is encoded by the coding sequence ATGAAGAGCGTACGTCGATCGGCTTTGCCCGCATCAGGAGGCCCCATCATTTCCTCTTCCCTACGTCGTCTTCTCCTGGCGGGCTCGGTTTTTCTCCTTGTCTGCGGCGTGATCGCCTGCTCGGATCAGGACGAACAACGGGCAGACGGCCCAGGCCTGGTGCTGTACGGCAACGTCGATATTCGCGAGGTGCAGATGGCCTTTCAAGACAGCGGCCGCATTGCCCATGTATTGGTGGATGAGGGGGCAATGGTCCAGTCCGGTCAAGTGGTGGCGGAGCTCGATCCGGTTCGTTTTCAGCTGGAGGTCGATCGATTGAGTGCCGAGGTGCAGGCGCAGACGGAGGCGTTGGCCAAGCTCAAAAACGGCAGCCGCACGCAGGAAATTGAAATGGCCAAGGCCGGGCTCGACTCGGCCAAAGCAACCTTGCAAGAGGCCAGGCTCAATTTTGACCGTCTGCAGATCCTGCGGGTGACCAACCGGATTTCCCAGCAGGAGGTCGACAGTGCCAAGGCCAAGGTCGACACACTGGAGGCGGCGCAGCGGGCGGCTGAGGATCAGCTCTCCCTGGTTGTCGAGGGACCGCGCGAGGAGGATATCCGCACTGCCCAGGCAAATCTCGAGGCGTTGACCGCGGCCAGGGATCTGGCTCAGCGAAAACTCAACGACAGCCGCCTGGCCGCACCCGCCGAGGGCACTATCCGCAGTCGGATTCTGGAGCCCGGAGCCATGGCCTCAGCGGGGGCACCTGTCTTGACCCTGGCCCTGACCAATCCGCTCTGGGTTCGCGCCTATGTCAGCGAACCCGATCTCGGCAGGATGCGTGCAGGCATGCGGGTTCAGATTTATACCGACAGCTTTCCGAACAAGGCCTACAAAGGCTGGGTCGGTTTTATTTCCTCAACCGCCGAGTTCACCCCGAAAACCGTTGAAACCACGGAATTGCGCACCAAGCTGGTCTATCGCGCCCGGGTCCTTGCCTGTGATCCCGATCATGAACTGAAACTGGGCATGCCGGTGACCGTGCGTGTCGAGACCGGTGCACAGCCGATGGTGTCGCCTTCCTGCGGGAACTGA
- a CDS encoding secondary thiamine-phosphate synthase enzyme YjbQ, which produces MKSYHKELWFEVPTRRAFINITPQVEQCLKESGIREGLLLCNAMHITASVFINDDESGLHYDYEQWLERLAPHAPVNQYRHNGYEDNADAHMKRQVMGREVVVAVTEGKLHFGTWEQIFYGEFDGRRKKRVLVKIIGE; this is translated from the coding sequence ATGAAAAGCTATCACAAAGAACTGTGGTTCGAGGTGCCGACGCGGCGTGCTTTTATCAATATTACTCCGCAGGTAGAACAGTGCCTCAAGGAAAGCGGTATCCGCGAGGGGCTTTTGCTGTGCAACGCCATGCATATCACGGCCTCGGTCTTTATCAACGACGACGAATCCGGCCTGCACTATGACTATGAACAGTGGCTGGAGCGGTTGGCTCCGCACGCACCGGTCAACCAATACCGGCACAACGGCTATGAAGATAATGCCGACGCCCACATGAAACGGCAGGTCATGGGGCGTGAGGTGGTGGTGGCGGTGACCGAGGGTAAACTCCATTTCGGCACTTGGGAGCAGATCTTTTACGGCGAGTTTGACGGCCGTCGCAAAAAACGGGTCCTGGTCAAGATTATCGGTGAGTGA